From a single Adhaeribacter swui genomic region:
- a CDS encoding TetR/AcrR family transcriptional regulator, producing MNTVLKINLNHKSYLRNPEETALGKKIIAESIRLIDYLGFEEFTFKKLAQEINSTEASVYRYFENKHKLLIYLVSYYWVWLDYQISFQTNNILDPAQRLGIIIRILTEASLDNLQTTYIDEAALHRIVIADAAKAYLTKGVDEDNKAQFFQEYKTLCRKIATVLLEIAPDYPYPHTLISTIMEATHQQTYFVQHLPALTDIKSGENVTVKVADFLKHLVFAAIAAYKI from the coding sequence GTGAACACCGTATTGAAAATTAATTTAAACCATAAATCCTACCTCCGGAACCCCGAAGAAACCGCGCTGGGAAAGAAGATAATAGCCGAAAGCATTCGTCTGATCGACTATTTAGGTTTTGAAGAATTTACCTTTAAAAAGTTAGCGCAGGAAATTAACTCTACCGAAGCGTCGGTGTACCGGTATTTTGAGAATAAACACAAACTGTTGATTTACCTCGTATCGTATTATTGGGTGTGGCTCGATTATCAAATAAGCTTTCAGACGAATAACATTTTGGATCCGGCACAGCGACTTGGCATTATCATTCGTATACTAACCGAGGCCTCTTTGGATAATTTGCAGACTACTTACATTGATGAAGCTGCCTTGCACCGGATTGTTATTGCCGATGCGGCCAAAGCTTATTTAACCAAAGGAGTGGATGAGGATAACAAAGCGCAGTTTTTTCAGGAGTATAAAACACTATGCAGAAAAATTGCTACGGTTCTTCTGGAGATTGCCCCGGACTACCCGTATCCGCATACGCTTATTAGCACAATAATGGAAGCTACTCACCAACAAACGTACTTTGTGCAGCATCTGCCTGCCCTAACGGATATTAAGTCCGGAGAAAATGTAACAGTTAAAGTAGCTGATTTTTTAAAACATCTGGTTTTTGCGGCCATTGCCGCCTACAAAATTTAA
- a CDS encoding alkaline phosphatase PhoX, with protein MKQNLGSSRRAFLKKTGIASLGFMGLHHFVQNPLLASSNPVGPVGYGPLIPDPQGLLSLPQGFSYKIISKKGNPMSDGLLVPGAPDGMATFKGPNGRVILVRNHELSASPDKGAFGATNEMLAKIDKSKVYDFGKGNPELGGTTTLVYNPATGQVEKEFLSLVGTTRNCAGGPTPWNTWITCEESVLKPEQANSCEKEHGYNFEVPASDKMQLTKALPIKAMGRMNHEAVAVDPRTGIVYMTEDTSDSLIYRFIPNKNGQLLKGGKLQALVVREQKSLDTRNWEKLTTPPMPIGQPFAVDWIDIENVESPENDLRLQGYDKGAARFARGEGMWFGNNEVYFACTNGGKFSFGQVFRYTPSLHEGKPEEKKQPGKLELFVESHDSTIANACDNMTVSAWGDLILCEDNAAPFVVGITPKGEFYKLAQNIGSPSEFAGGVFSPTGETYFVNLQGVGLTLAITGPWRTGSAN; from the coding sequence ATGAAACAGAATCTAGGTAGCTCCCGACGCGCATTTCTTAAAAAAACCGGCATTGCTTCGCTTGGCTTTATGGGCTTACATCATTTTGTCCAAAATCCTTTATTGGCGAGCAGCAATCCGGTTGGCCCGGTTGGTTACGGACCATTAATCCCCGATCCGCAGGGATTGTTAAGTTTACCCCAGGGCTTTTCTTATAAAATTATCTCGAAAAAAGGTAATCCGATGAGCGACGGCTTGCTGGTACCGGGTGCTCCCGATGGTATGGCTACTTTTAAAGGCCCCAACGGACGGGTTATTTTGGTGCGTAATCACGAACTAAGCGCCAGCCCGGATAAAGGGGCATTTGGGGCAACGAACGAAATGCTTGCTAAGATTGATAAAAGTAAAGTTTACGATTTTGGTAAAGGTAACCCGGAGTTAGGGGGCACCACCACGCTGGTTTATAACCCAGCCACCGGCCAGGTAGAAAAAGAATTTTTAAGTTTAGTGGGCACTACCCGCAATTGTGCCGGCGGACCAACTCCCTGGAATACCTGGATAACCTGCGAAGAATCGGTTTTAAAACCGGAGCAGGCTAATAGTTGCGAAAAAGAGCACGGTTATAATTTTGAGGTGCCCGCCAGTGATAAAATGCAACTCACAAAAGCCCTACCCATTAAAGCCATGGGCCGCATGAACCACGAAGCAGTAGCGGTTGATCCGCGAACCGGCATTGTTTACATGACCGAAGATACCTCGGATAGCTTAATCTACCGCTTTATCCCGAACAAAAACGGACAATTACTAAAAGGTGGTAAACTGCAGGCGCTGGTGGTCCGGGAGCAGAAAAGCCTCGATACCCGCAACTGGGAAAAATTAACCACGCCACCCATGCCCATTGGGCAGCCTTTTGCAGTAGATTGGATTGATATTGAAAATGTAGAATCGCCGGAAAATGACTTACGCTTGCAGGGCTACGACAAAGGAGCTGCCCGGTTTGCGCGCGGCGAAGGCATGTGGTTCGGGAACAATGAAGTATACTTTGCCTGCACCAATGGCGGAAAGTTTTCTTTCGGGCAAGTATTTCGGTACACACCCAGTTTGCACGAAGGTAAACCCGAAGAAAAGAAACAGCCGGGCAAATTGGAGCTTTTTGTTGAATCGCATGATTCTACCATTGCCAATGCCTGCGACAACATGACGGTATCGGCCTGGGGCGATTTAATTTTATGCGAAGATAATGCCGCGCCATTTGTGGTAGGTATTACTCCCAAAGGAGAGTTTTATAAATTAGCCCAAAATATTGGCTCGCCAAGCGAATTTGCGGGTGGTGTATTTTCGCCCACCGGCGAAACATACTTTGTAAATTTACAAGGGGTTGGCCTAACCTTGGCGATTACTGGTCCTTGGCGTACCGGTTCGGCTAATTAA
- a CDS encoding ClpP family protease → MYPAEFSTKDFRQFAVKGRSVNGLAFDQYVTTIQNMTRSVIEERPVNFREVDVFSRLMADRIVFLGTAVDDNIANIIVAQMLFLESVDAKKDILLYINSPGGSVYAGLGIYDTMQYIHPDVATICTGLAASMASVLLCGGAENKRSALPHARIMMHQPSSGAQGPASDIEISARQILKMRQELYEIIAHHTGKTYQEIHDASDRDYWLKADEARDYGLIDDVLVKEKKK, encoded by the coding sequence ATGTATCCAGCAGAATTTAGTACCAAAGATTTCCGGCAGTTTGCCGTAAAAGGCCGATCTGTGAATGGTTTGGCGTTTGACCAATACGTAACCACTATCCAAAACATGACCCGCTCGGTTATTGAAGAAAGACCGGTAAACTTTAGAGAAGTAGATGTTTTTTCCAGGTTAATGGCCGACCGGATTGTTTTTTTAGGCACCGCCGTAGACGATAACATTGCCAACATTATTGTGGCGCAAATGCTGTTTCTGGAGTCGGTAGATGCCAAAAAGGATATTTTGTTGTACATTAATAGTCCGGGTGGTTCGGTGTATGCCGGTTTGGGCATTTACGATACCATGCAGTACATCCACCCGGATGTAGCTACCATTTGTACGGGTTTGGCCGCTTCCATGGCTTCGGTATTGTTGTGCGGCGGCGCTGAAAACAAACGGTCGGCCTTACCCCACGCCCGCATCATGATGCACCAACCCAGCAGCGGCGCCCAGGGCCCTGCGTCCGATATTGAGATTTCGGCCCGTCAAATTTTAAAAATGCGCCAGGAATTATACGAGATAATCGCCCATCATACCGGCAAAACTTACCAGGAAATACATGACGCTTCGGATCGCGATTACTGGTTAAAAGCCGACGAAGCCCGCGATTACGGTTTAATTGATGATGTTCTGGTGAAAGAAAAGAAAAAGTAA
- a CDS encoding RNA polymerase sigma factor yields the protein MQTVLSSVTNTDWRQAFTANREKALTQIYALTYPKVLHYVIQHEGQPADAQDLLQEAIIVFYEKVMQEQFQLTAQITTYLMGICKNLWHQELEKKQRQKNLTTAESNPVIEPVPEKSEQPVLELIYFVDQLGQKCRGILTSFYYFGQSMATIAEQNSYRTIRSATVQKFKCLERLRKSLAGFSVHYFR from the coding sequence ATGCAAACCGTACTTTCTTCCGTAACAAATACCGATTGGCGGCAAGCTTTTACAGCCAATCGGGAAAAAGCTTTAACGCAAATTTATGCTTTAACTTACCCCAAGGTCTTACACTACGTCATTCAACACGAGGGCCAGCCCGCAGATGCGCAGGATTTGTTGCAGGAAGCCATTATTGTATTCTACGAGAAGGTAATGCAGGAGCAGTTTCAACTAACGGCTCAAATTACCACCTACCTGATGGGCATTTGCAAAAATTTGTGGCACCAGGAACTGGAGAAAAAACAACGCCAAAAAAACCTGACTACTGCAGAATCTAACCCTGTAATAGAACCGGTACCGGAAAAATCAGAACAACCCGTTTTGGAACTGATATATTTTGTGGACCAACTCGGTCAGAAATGCCGCGGTATTTTAACTTCGTTTTACTATTTCGGTCAGTCAATGGCAACTATTGCCGAACAAAATAGCTACCGCACCATCCGCAGCGCTACCGTCCAAAAATTTAAATGCCTGGAGCGGCTGCGTAAATCCTTAGCTGGTTTTTCAGTTCATTATTTCCGGTAA
- a CDS encoding response regulator: MNKIACTLLVDDDNTANYLNQLLFERLEATEKLLVAHNGQEALTLLTENCPGKGCPTLILLDINMPIMDGFEFLEAYEQLNFKEKQNIIIVVLTTSLNPMDVQKVEQAKIAGLINKPLSKKALQEIIEQHFN, encoded by the coding sequence ATGAATAAAATTGCCTGTACCTTACTGGTAGATGATGATAATACAGCCAACTACTTAAATCAGTTACTTTTTGAAAGATTAGAAGCAACTGAAAAATTACTCGTGGCCCATAATGGGCAAGAAGCGCTTACGTTACTTACGGAAAATTGCCCCGGTAAAGGCTGCCCTACCCTTATTTTGCTGGATATTAATATGCCTATTATGGATGGATTTGAATTTCTGGAGGCATATGAGCAGTTAAATTTCAAGGAAAAGCAGAATATTATTATTGTTGTGCTAACTACCTCCCTGAACCCGATGGATGTGCAAAAAGTGGAACAAGCCAAAATTGCCGGCCTTATTAACAAACCGCTGTCTAAAAAAGCTTTACAGGAAATTATAGAACAACATTTTAATTAG
- a CDS encoding PAS domain-containing protein: MSDFAAKPLAFLSEDLVSTDELLHNLFHLSLTAINLLRPVFQPGSSEIVDFVIEYVNPAGQQMVGLPERPQVTLLTQFPYTHDTGVFAFYRDTFLSGQAAQYEVNYQHDGLDNYFHLAAQRTGKLLLVSFSDTATQNRSAVEVALRESQAREEAARDEAELQQQQLQAIFMAAPAMICILEGPKHVFKLVNPPYQRLVGNRDLLGKPIAEAMPELAGQPIFGLLDKVYRTGETYYAQEMLVQLDHNNAGGDLGQNYYNFVYQATRDLNGKINGIMVFAYEVTEQVRAHRQLEYSHQQLLDLNEEFQVSNEELLATNTELLDTQKALQHLNEELEARVLERTNQLQTAKAATEQQRARLERFFEQAPAAICILDGPELIFELVNPRYQQLFAGRKLLGKPILQALPEVKDHPVYQTLQQVYQSGRTHEAYGVLFPAARYQDGPLEDLYFNYIQQARYDDKGRVDGVMVFAFEVTDQVLAQQRAEILQTEVLAAAQRQVQERESFYQIFEQTPACIVLLRGPEHRVDYYNLAYQKLFPGRQMRGKTIAEIQPEALEQGFVALLDRVYQTGETFYGNELLLAIEQEPGKPPVDTYFNFTYQAYQENGETVGISVFAYDVTNQVLARKEANQQQKMLQTLFMDAPAPIVILDGPEMVYQLVNPAYQRIFPGRELLGKKLLEALPELKDTQLPAILENVYRTGKTYVAQEMPLLLARNEGGPLEEIYWTFTYQARYNAQGVIDGALAFAYEVTDQVKARRTVEESAKQLRLVTDNLPVLIGYVDTQEKYRFANRPYEAWFNLKADAMLGKPVVEVIGEKAYKNVKQYIDRALAGERFSFDITMHYRPGFTRHIHTNYIPDIQDGKVVGFYSMVQDITDQVEAQQRLAQSAAESQMIASNAPVFIFRADAAGHLNYVNETFFVWSGLVRHEARLDEVWSLIHPEDLPDITLGLAAAFQSGKAWESPAYRMRRRDGEYRWSITRIQPLLGEDGSFQGFSGVNIEIHEQIELQRQLTRTNIDLDNFIYTASHDLKAPISNIEGLMEALLEQLPEEILKINTVQRTTELINESVERFKRTIDHLTEITKLQKENNDEASSVDLATIIAEVQLDLAPLVKNTQAQLTVDVTSCLPIRFSEKNMRSIIYNLLSNAIKYHSPDRTPQIAVRCYLAAEYQVLTVQDNGLGMDLSQGHKLFAMFKRMHNHVEGTGIGLYMVKKIIENAGGKITVESKVGEGSTFKVFFPLSA; encoded by the coding sequence ATGTCTGATTTTGCTGCTAAGCCGTTGGCCTTTTTGTCCGAAGATTTAGTTTCTACGGATGAATTGTTACATAATTTATTTCATCTTTCGCTAACGGCCATTAATCTGTTACGGCCGGTATTTCAACCCGGATCTTCCGAAATAGTTGATTTTGTTATTGAATACGTGAATCCTGCCGGGCAGCAGATGGTAGGTTTACCGGAGCGGCCCCAGGTTACCTTACTCACGCAATTTCCTTATACCCACGACACCGGGGTTTTTGCTTTTTACCGCGATACGTTTTTATCCGGCCAGGCCGCACAATATGAAGTTAATTACCAACACGATGGCCTGGATAATTACTTTCATTTAGCGGCCCAGCGCACGGGTAAATTATTGTTGGTAAGCTTTAGCGATACAGCTACCCAAAACCGTTCGGCGGTAGAAGTAGCTTTGCGCGAAAGCCAGGCCCGCGAAGAAGCCGCCCGCGACGAGGCCGAATTACAACAGCAGCAATTACAGGCTATTTTTATGGCGGCACCCGCCATGATCTGCATTCTTGAAGGGCCAAAGCATGTTTTTAAATTAGTAAATCCGCCGTATCAGCGTTTAGTGGGTAACCGGGATTTGCTGGGCAAACCCATTGCCGAAGCCATGCCCGAACTGGCTGGTCAGCCAATTTTTGGTTTACTGGATAAAGTTTACCGCACCGGCGAAACCTATTATGCCCAGGAAATGCTCGTGCAACTCGACCATAATAACGCAGGCGGCGACCTGGGCCAGAATTATTATAACTTTGTATATCAGGCTACCCGCGACCTAAATGGTAAAATTAACGGCATCATGGTATTTGCCTACGAGGTAACCGAACAAGTACGGGCACATCGCCAGTTAGAATACAGCCATCAGCAATTATTAGATTTAAACGAAGAATTTCAGGTTTCTAACGAAGAGCTGCTGGCTACCAATACGGAGTTATTAGATACCCAGAAAGCCTTACAGCACCTGAACGAAGAACTGGAAGCACGCGTGCTCGAACGGACCAACCAATTACAAACCGCTAAAGCTGCTACCGAACAACAACGGGCCCGTCTGGAACGTTTTTTTGAACAAGCTCCCGCAGCCATCTGCATTCTGGACGGGCCGGAGTTAATTTTCGAGTTGGTAAATCCCCGGTACCAGCAATTGTTTGCCGGGCGTAAGTTGTTAGGTAAACCCATCCTGCAAGCCCTGCCCGAAGTAAAAGACCATCCGGTTTATCAAACCCTGCAGCAAGTATACCAATCGGGCCGAACGCACGAAGCTTACGGCGTTCTGTTTCCGGCTGCCCGTTACCAAGACGGACCGCTGGAAGACCTGTATTTTAATTACATTCAACAGGCCCGTTACGACGATAAAGGCCGGGTAGATGGGGTGATGGTGTTTGCTTTTGAAGTTACCGATCAGGTACTGGCGCAGCAACGGGCCGAAATATTGCAGACCGAAGTATTGGCGGCCGCGCAGCGCCAGGTTCAGGAACGGGAATCGTTTTACCAGATTTTTGAACAAACGCCGGCTTGCATTGTATTGCTGCGTGGCCCGGAACACCGGGTAGATTATTACAACTTAGCCTATCAAAAGTTGTTTCCTGGTCGGCAGATGCGGGGTAAAACCATAGCCGAAATTCAACCGGAAGCTTTAGAACAAGGTTTTGTTGCCTTACTCGATCGGGTTTACCAAACCGGCGAAACTTTTTACGGGAATGAATTGCTGCTGGCAATAGAACAAGAACCCGGAAAACCGCCAGTAGATACTTACTTTAACTTTACCTATCAAGCTTATCAAGAAAACGGGGAAACTGTAGGAATTTCGGTGTTTGCCTACGATGTAACCAACCAGGTACTGGCCCGAAAAGAAGCCAATCAGCAGCAAAAAATGTTGCAAACCTTGTTTATGGATGCGCCCGCCCCCATTGTAATTCTGGATGGTCCCGAGATGGTTTATCAATTGGTAAATCCGGCTTATCAACGCATTTTTCCGGGCCGGGAACTACTGGGCAAGAAACTGTTAGAAGCCTTACCGGAATTAAAAGATACCCAATTACCGGCCATTCTGGAAAACGTTTACCGCACCGGCAAAACCTACGTAGCCCAGGAAATGCCTTTATTGCTGGCCCGTAACGAAGGTGGCCCGCTGGAAGAAATTTACTGGACCTTTACCTACCAGGCCCGCTACAACGCCCAGGGTGTAATTGATGGCGCACTGGCGTTTGCTTACGAGGTAACCGATCAGGTAAAAGCCCGCCGCACCGTTGAAGAAAGCGCCAAACAACTGCGCCTGGTAACCGATAATTTACCCGTATTGATTGGTTACGTGGATACCCAGGAAAAGTACCGGTTTGCCAACCGCCCTTACGAAGCCTGGTTTAATTTAAAAGCCGATGCTATGCTGGGTAAACCAGTAGTGGAGGTAATCGGGGAAAAAGCGTATAAAAATGTAAAACAATACATTGATCGGGCTTTAGCCGGCGAGCGTTTTAGTTTTGATATCACTATGCACTACCGGCCCGGTTTTACCAGGCACATTCACACCAATTACATTCCGGATATACAAGATGGTAAAGTTGTTGGTTTTTACAGCATGGTGCAGGACATTACCGACCAGGTAGAAGCGCAGCAACGTTTAGCGCAGTCGGCAGCCGAATCGCAAATGATTGCGTCCAACGCGCCGGTATTTATTTTTCGGGCCGATGCCGCCGGCCACCTTAACTACGTAAACGAAACCTTTTTTGTGTGGAGCGGCCTGGTACGGCACGAAGCCCGGTTAGATGAAGTGTGGAGCCTGATTCACCCGGAAGACTTACCCGATATTACCTTGGGCTTAGCTGCCGCCTTTCAGTCGGGCAAAGCATGGGAAAGCCCGGCCTACCGCATGCGCCGCCGCGACGGGGAATACCGCTGGTCTATTACCCGCATTCAGCCTTTATTGGGCGAGGATGGTAGCTTTCAAGGTTTTAGCGGAGTAAATATCGAAATTCATGAGCAAATTGAGTTGCAGCGGCAACTTACGCGCACCAACATAGACCTGGATAATTTTATTTACACCGCTTCGCACGATTTAAAAGCACCAATTTCCAATATAGAAGGGTTAATGGAGGCACTACTGGAACAGTTACCGGAAGAAATTTTAAAAATTAACACGGTGCAGCGTACTACCGAGCTCATCAACGAATCGGTGGAGCGCTTTAAACGCACCATCGACCATTTAACCGAAATCACCAAACTACAAAAAGAAAATAACGACGAAGCATCGTCGGTAGACTTGGCTACCATTATTGCCGAAGTGCAGCTAGATCTGGCTCCTCTGGTTAAAAATACCCAAGCCCAACTCACGGTAGATGTAACCTCCTGCCTTCCCATTCGTTTCTCAGAAAAGAATATGCGCAGCATAATCTACAATTTGCTTTCTAATGCTATTAAATACCATTCGCCGGATCGTACACCCCAAATAGCGGTGCGCTGTTATCTCGCCGCCGAATACCAGGTTTTAACTGTCCAGGATAATGGTTTAGGCATGGATTTATCGCAGGGGCATAAACTTTTTGCCATGTTTAAACGCATGCACAACCACGTAGAGGGTACTGGTATTGGTTTATACATGGTAAAAAAAATAATAGAAAATGCCGGCGGTAAAATAACAGTAGAGAGTAAAGTGGGAGAAGGATCTACATTTAAAGTATTTTTTCCTTTAAGCGCGTAA
- a CDS encoding sulfurtransferase, producing MNAIINPEELVLLQQSPQLVLVDARSGPESRANYQQLHLQGARFVDLEQELSHKKASAAEGGRHPLPDINQFAQVLAKLGITPDSQVIVYDDKNGANAAARFWWMLRAVGHEKVQVLNGGIQAALAAGYPTSSGEETPAPVAPYPVSTWQLATASLSEVEKAAADPQFLVIDVREPERYRGEKEPIDLVAGHIPGAVNIPFSTNLDPNGFFLPAEELKAKYTEALGNREPSQVIVHCGSGVTACHTLLAMAEADLDIPVLYVGSWSEWSRNNKTIATQV from the coding sequence ATGAATGCGATTATAAACCCGGAAGAATTAGTTTTATTACAACAAAGCCCGCAGTTGGTTTTGGTGGATGCCCGCAGCGGCCCGGAATCGCGCGCGAATTACCAACAACTGCACTTACAGGGCGCACGGTTCGTTGATCTGGAACAAGAACTTTCGCATAAAAAAGCCAGTGCCGCCGAAGGGGGCCGCCATCCCCTACCCGATATAAACCAATTTGCTCAGGTTTTAGCTAAATTAGGAATAACCCCAGACAGCCAGGTAATAGTATACGACGATAAAAACGGCGCCAACGCAGCAGCCCGGTTCTGGTGGATGTTACGCGCCGTCGGTCACGAAAAAGTGCAGGTACTTAACGGCGGCATTCAAGCAGCTCTGGCGGCTGGTTATCCTACTTCGTCCGGCGAAGAAACCCCGGCGCCAGTGGCGCCTTATCCGGTAAGCACGTGGCAATTAGCTACGGCCAGCCTGTCAGAAGTGGAAAAAGCTGCCGCCGATCCGCAGTTTTTAGTGATTGATGTACGCGAGCCCGAGCGGTACCGCGGCGAAAAAGAACCCATCGATTTAGTGGCCGGACATATTCCGGGAGCCGTAAACATACCCTTTAGCACCAACTTAGACCCTAATGGATTCTTTTTGCCAGCCGAAGAATTGAAAGCAAAATACACAGAAGCTCTGGGCAACCGCGAACCCAGCCAGGTAATCGTTCATTGCGGCTCGGGTGTTACCGCTTGCCATACGCTGCTGGCCATGGCCGAGGCTGACCTGGATATACCGGTACTTTACGTAGGCTCCTGGAGCGAATGGTCGCGAAATAACAAAACTATTGCTACCCAAGTGTAG
- a CDS encoding YceI family protein: MKIVFLSILLILTFVYNGIFSPNQAKVNFTLDPDKSIVEWSGASPKVSHQGSFAVTCQELQITDEQIQGGTFVIPIASIKNYDLPKAIKPVLLKHLKSKDFFNLALYPEAIFKITQVEPLIVPAVGDTTAANTRVTGDLTLLGQTHAISFPAKIEVQENNVLVDAAFKLDRTQWGMNYAADPALDNRHIFPEVAIRLKVAGSRN; encoded by the coding sequence ATGAAAATTGTATTCTTATCAATCCTGTTAATTTTAACTTTTGTTTACAACGGTATATTTTCGCCGAATCAAGCCAAAGTAAATTTTACCTTAGATCCCGATAAATCCATAGTAGAGTGGTCGGGAGCCAGCCCGAAAGTGTCGCATCAGGGTTCTTTTGCTGTTACCTGCCAGGAGCTGCAAATAACCGACGAACAAATACAAGGTGGTACTTTTGTGATACCCATTGCTTCAATTAAAAATTATGATTTACCCAAAGCGATTAAACCTGTATTGCTCAAACACCTGAAAAGCAAAGACTTTTTTAATCTGGCCTTATACCCCGAAGCCATTTTTAAAATTACGCAGGTAGAGCCCCTTATTGTCCCCGCCGTAGGCGATACCACGGCAGCCAACACCCGGGTAACCGGCGACTTAACCTTGTTGGGCCAAACCCATGCGATATCGTTTCCGGCTAAAATTGAAGTACAAGAAAATAACGTACTCGTGGACGCTGCTTTTAAACTTGATCGCACGCAATGGGGCATGAACTACGCCGCCGATCCGGCCCTGGATAACCGCCACATTTTCCCCGAAGTAGCTATTCGCCTGAAGGTAGCAGGTAGCAGAAACTAA
- a CDS encoding SMI1/KNR4 family protein, whose protein sequence is MKSVIDQFFKNQVGFTNEFYPPGNLSQVLQIEQELDLTLPEDYKAFIKVTNGFKGFVGENYCTFNKLEELVEITEGYCKEYFPWAVQIGSDGGGEMYVLGKRNKKLVYGILPAFSEEEDFIPLGTNFEEFIKRLYYNDYHSS, encoded by the coding sequence ATGAAAAGTGTAATCGACCAGTTTTTTAAAAATCAGGTTGGGTTTACAAACGAGTTTTATCCACCCGGCAACCTGAGTCAGGTTTTACAGATTGAACAGGAACTTGATTTGACCTTACCCGAAGACTACAAAGCATTTATTAAAGTAACTAACGGCTTTAAAGGTTTTGTGGGGGAAAATTACTGCACCTTTAACAAACTGGAAGAACTGGTAGAAATTACCGAAGGGTACTGCAAAGAATATTTCCCGTGGGCGGTGCAGATTGGCAGCGATGGTGGCGGCGAAATGTATGTTTTAGGCAAACGAAATAAAAAACTAGTGTATGGTATTTTGCCTGCTTTCAGCGAGGAAGAAGACTTTATTCCGCTGGGTACCAACTTCGAAGAGTTTATCAAACGCTTGTATTACAACGATTATCATAGTAGTTGA
- a CDS encoding ribonuclease H-like domain-containing protein — translation MFAQLKLEDLLFIDIETVPGQANFADLDERFQELWAKKSRQLAKIEPDPADIYERAGLHAEFGQIVCISIGILRETSAGHYTLRLKSFANTKEKELLLELCELLNTKFTGKSHCLCGHNIKEFDIPYLCRRMLVNDICIPKLVDCTGLKPWEVPHLDTLHLWRFGDSRSYVSLDLLAALFKIPSPKTEMDGSDVARVFYEECDLLKISRYCEQDVVTVAQLLLRFKSLPMLQPEDILLA, via the coding sequence ATGTTCGCACAGCTTAAACTGGAAGACCTGCTTTTTATAGATATTGAAACGGTGCCGGGTCAGGCCAACTTTGCTGATTTAGACGAACGGTTTCAGGAATTGTGGGCTAAAAAGTCGCGGCAGTTAGCCAAAATAGAACCCGACCCCGCCGATATTTACGAACGGGCTGGTTTACACGCCGAGTTTGGCCAGATTGTTTGCATTTCCATCGGCATCTTACGCGAAACTTCGGCTGGCCATTACACCCTGCGCCTGAAATCTTTTGCCAATACCAAAGAGAAAGAATTACTCCTGGAGTTGTGCGAGTTATTAAATACCAAGTTTACCGGCAAAAGCCATTGTTTGTGCGGCCATAACATTAAAGAATTTGACATACCGTATTTGTGCCGCCGCATGTTGGTAAACGATATCTGCATCCCTAAACTAGTGGATTGCACCGGACTAAAACCCTGGGAAGTACCGCACCTGGATACCTTGCATTTGTGGCGTTTTGGCGATTCGCGCAGCTACGTATCACTGGACTTGCTGGCGGCACTTTTTAAAATTCCGAGTCCCAAAACCGAAATGGACGGCTCGGATGTGGCCCGGGTATTTTACGAAGAGTGCGATTTATTAAAAATTAGCCGGTATTGTGAGCAGGACGTAGTAACGGTGGCCCAGCTTTTACTCCGGTTTAAAAGTTTACCCATGCTGCAACCCGAAGATATTCTGCTGGCCTGA
- a CDS encoding DUF72 domain-containing protein: protein MEDTRKIWVGCSGYHYKHWRNIYYPAGTATPDYLAYYLKDFSTVEINNSFYRLPTPETFTGWYESVPADFLFAVKASRFITHMKKLKDPQQSLLRFLENVSFLKEKLGPILFQLPPQWSCNVDRLENFLQALPPYYRYTFEFRDHSWYNPEVYQLLALHKAAFCIYDLEYHLSPLQITADFVYVRLHGPVNKYDGSYSEETLTEWASRCKAWQQSGKEVFIYFDNDMHGYAPYNARRLQELVQ from the coding sequence ATGGAGGATACGCGCAAAATCTGGGTGGGCTGTTCGGGTTATCATTACAAGCATTGGCGCAATATTTATTACCCGGCTGGCACGGCTACCCCGGATTATCTAGCGTATTACTTAAAGGATTTTAGCACCGTCGAAATTAATAATTCTTTTTACCGCTTACCTACTCCCGAAACGTTTACGGGTTGGTACGAGTCCGTTCCGGCCGACTTCTTATTTGCTGTAAAAGCCAGCCGGTTTATTACCCACATGAAAAAGCTGAAAGATCCGCAGCAATCGCTGCTTCGGTTTCTGGAAAATGTAAGTTTTTTAAAAGAAAAGCTTGGCCCAATCTTGTTTCAATTGCCGCCGCAATGGTCCTGCAATGTAGATCGTTTAGAAAACTTTCTGCAAGCCCTGCCACCTTATTACCGCTATACGTTCGAGTTCCGGGATCATAGTTGGTATAATCCCGAGGTATATCAATTATTAGCATTACATAAAGCAGCTTTTTGTATTTACGATTTAGAATACCATTTATCGCCGCTGCAAATTACCGCTGATTTTGTATACGTGCGCCTGCACGGGCCAGTGAATAAGTACGATGGCAGCTACTCCGAAGAAACCTTAACCGAATGGGCCAGCCGGTGCAAAGCCTGGCAACAAAGCGGCAAAGAAGTTTTTATTTATTTTGATAACGACATGCACGGGTACGCTCCTTATAATGCCCGGCGTTTACAGGAACTGGTGCAGTAA